The Sinomicrobium kalidii genome contains a region encoding:
- a CDS encoding gluconate 2-dehydrogenase subunit 3 family protein, with translation MDRRETIKTLVIGGVASGFVLHGCMPGEEKPKQVAPENKDNGKGYGRTPEEVARDAELKSKTFFTEHEMATIAVLADIIIPADETSGSATDAGVPEFIEFIVKDIPEHQVPLRGGLMWLDRESSQRYNKQFVSCSEEERKAVIEDIAYPEEVKPEYYQGSVFFSRIRNLVATGFYTSQIGIKDLGYVGNTPNVWDGVPQAVLDKHGMAYDEKMLQQSIKPEERGEIMDWENYKI, from the coding sequence ATGGACAGAAGAGAAACCATAAAAACCCTGGTCATTGGCGGCGTGGCGTCCGGATTTGTGCTTCACGGCTGCATGCCGGGTGAAGAAAAACCGAAACAAGTTGCCCCGGAAAATAAAGACAACGGGAAAGGCTATGGCCGTACCCCTGAAGAAGTGGCGCGCGATGCCGAACTGAAAAGCAAGACCTTTTTTACGGAACACGAAATGGCTACTATTGCCGTCCTGGCAGATATTATTATCCCTGCAGATGAAACTTCGGGTTCTGCTACAGATGCCGGGGTGCCGGAATTTATAGAGTTTATTGTGAAGGACATTCCCGAACACCAGGTTCCCCTGAGGGGAGGATTGATGTGGCTGGACCGTGAAAGCAGCCAACGATACAATAAACAGTTCGTTTCCTGTTCGGAAGAAGAAAGGAAGGCCGTAATAGAGGATATAGCTTATCCGGAAGAAGTAAAGCCTGAATACTACCAGGGAAGCGTGTTCTTTTCTAGGATCAGAAACCTGGTGGCTACCGGATTTTACACCAGCCAGATAGGGATTAAAGATCTGGGGTATGTTGGAAATACGCCTAATGTATGGGACGGGGTTCCACAAGCTGTGCTGGACAAACACGGAATGGCTTATGATGAAAAGATGCTGCAACAGAGTATAAAACCGGAGGAAAGGGGAGAGATTATGGATTGGGAGAATTATAAAATATAA